A single window of uncultured Pseudodesulfovibrio sp. DNA harbors:
- the carB gene encoding carbamoyl-phosphate synthase large subunit produces MPRRTDIKKIMLIGSGPIVIGQACEFDYSGTQALKALKEEGYEVVLVNSNPASIMTDPELADATYIEPLEPETVARIIEKERPDALLPTLGGQTGLNTALAVAEMGVLDKYNVELIGADIPVINKAESREEFRAAMENIGLGMPESGICRTMDDVREWGEKIPFPIIVRPAYTLGGAGGGVAYNMEELEEICSNGLALSMKSEIMLERSILGWKEYELEVMRDKNDNCVIICSIENLDPMGVHTGDSVTVAPAQTLTDDEYQKLRDASLAVMREIGVETGGSNVQFAINPEDGEIIIIEMNPRVSRSSALASKATGFPIAKIAAKLAVGYTLDEIPNDITRETMASFEPAIDYCVIKIPRFTFEKFPGTEDYLTTAMKSVGETMAIGRTFKEALQKGLRSLETGHIGLGKRFETCDIDKNEILRLLRRPNSERLFALRNALRCGMTEDEVFEATKIDPWFLRQFVDIFEMEKTLIEYGKREGVSKDADGMDEMLRRAKEYGYADAQLAAMWRTSEDAIRLLRKELDIIPTYYLVDTCAAEFEAYTPYYYSTYETGQENVRDEKKKVVILGGGPNRIGQGIEFDYCCCHSSFTLKELGVQSIMVNSNPETVSTDYDTSDKLYFEPLTFEDVMNIIEFEKPDGVIVQFGGQTPLNLALRLMDAGVPLIGTSPDAIDRAEDRERFKQFLNKLHLKQPPNGTAMSMVEAREIAESLDFPLVLRPSYVLGGRGMDIVYTMDEFDHYFRHSARISPEHPTLIDKFLEYAIEVDVDALADGEEVYIGGVMEHIEEAGIHSGDSASVLPPYSLSGELIREIERQTIAMAKELGVVGLMNVQFAIKDNEVYIIEVNPRASRTVPFVSKATGVPLAKLATRVMLGEKLKDLKPKAMRKKGHVSVKESVFPFSRFPNVDVLLGPEMRSTGEVMGIDPSFGLAYMKAQLAAGQKLPLEGTVFMSVNDWDKSKIVLVARDFEAMGFRVCATGGTADFLAEKGVNVEKVYKVHEGQRPHVVDHIKNGEFDLVINTPSGKKTVSDAKMIRQNTLLYDIPYTTTVSGAKAIAQAILEVRETGLKVQSLQKYYG; encoded by the coding sequence CTTTGGCTGTTGCGGAGATGGGCGTATTGGATAAGTACAATGTTGAACTTATCGGTGCGGACATTCCAGTGATCAACAAGGCAGAATCACGAGAAGAATTTCGTGCGGCGATGGAAAATATCGGTCTTGGTATGCCCGAGAGCGGTATCTGTCGCACTATGGATGACGTGCGGGAGTGGGGTGAGAAAATCCCGTTTCCGATTATCGTCCGTCCAGCTTACACATTGGGCGGAGCCGGTGGTGGTGTCGCCTACAACATGGAAGAGCTTGAGGAAATTTGTTCCAACGGCCTGGCTCTGTCCATGAAGAGTGAGATCATGCTCGAGCGTTCTATCCTTGGCTGGAAGGAATACGAGCTTGAGGTCATGCGTGATAAAAATGACAACTGCGTGATCATCTGTTCCATCGAAAATCTGGACCCCATGGGCGTCCATACCGGTGACTCCGTGACTGTGGCCCCGGCCCAAACGCTTACGGATGACGAGTACCAGAAATTGCGTGACGCATCACTTGCCGTCATGCGGGAAATCGGTGTCGAGACTGGTGGATCAAATGTTCAGTTTGCCATTAATCCTGAGGATGGCGAGATAATCATTATCGAGATGAATCCTCGCGTGTCCCGGTCTTCTGCTCTGGCTTCCAAGGCAACAGGATTCCCCATTGCCAAGATCGCGGCCAAGCTGGCTGTCGGTTATACCCTCGATGAAATCCCTAATGATATCACACGCGAGACCATGGCTTCTTTTGAACCGGCCATTGACTACTGCGTTATCAAGATTCCCAGATTCACTTTCGAAAAATTCCCCGGCACCGAGGATTACCTGACTACGGCCATGAAGTCCGTAGGTGAGACCATGGCCATTGGTCGGACTTTCAAGGAAGCGTTGCAGAAAGGTTTGCGTTCCTTGGAAACCGGACACATCGGTCTGGGTAAGCGTTTCGAAACCTGTGATATTGATAAAAACGAAATTTTACGTCTGCTTCGCCGTCCTAATTCAGAACGTTTGTTCGCACTGCGTAATGCGTTGCGTTGTGGCATGACAGAGGATGAGGTTTTCGAGGCGACCAAGATTGACCCATGGTTCCTGCGCCAGTTCGTCGATATTTTTGAAATGGAGAAGACTCTTATCGAATACGGCAAGCGCGAGGGTGTGTCCAAAGATGCCGATGGCATGGACGAAATGCTCCGCCGGGCCAAGGAATATGGCTATGCCGATGCGCAGCTTGCTGCCATGTGGCGGACCAGTGAAGACGCAATCCGTCTTCTGCGCAAGGAATTGGACATTATTCCGACCTACTATCTGGTTGATACCTGTGCCGCAGAGTTCGAGGCCTACACGCCATATTATTATTCAACCTATGAGACCGGTCAGGAAAACGTCCGTGACGAAAAGAAGAAAGTCGTCATTTTGGGCGGTGGGCCCAACCGAATCGGTCAGGGCATTGAGTTTGACTACTGTTGCTGCCACTCCTCCTTTACTTTGAAGGAACTCGGTGTTCAGTCCATCATGGTCAACTCCAATCCGGAAACGGTTTCCACTGATTATGACACTTCGGATAAGCTGTATTTTGAGCCGCTGACTTTCGAGGATGTCATGAACATCATCGAGTTCGAAAAACCGGACGGTGTTATCGTTCAGTTTGGCGGGCAGACACCGCTCAATTTGGCTTTACGGCTTATGGATGCGGGCGTGCCGCTTATTGGTACCAGTCCGGACGCCATTGACCGCGCTGAAGATCGTGAGCGGTTTAAGCAGTTCCTGAATAAGTTGCATCTGAAGCAGCCACCGAACGGAACGGCCATGTCCATGGTTGAAGCTCGTGAAATCGCTGAAAGTCTCGATTTCCCGTTGGTACTTCGTCCCTCATACGTGTTGGGTGGCCGTGGTATGGACATCGTCTACACCATGGATGAATTTGATCATTATTTCCGTCATTCAGCACGCATTTCCCCGGAACATCCGACCCTCATCGATAAGTTTCTGGAATACGCCATCGAGGTGGATGTTGATGCTTTGGCCGATGGCGAAGAAGTTTATATTGGCGGTGTCATGGAGCACATCGAAGAGGCTGGTATCCACTCCGGCGATTCTGCCTCCGTGTTGCCTCCGTACTCCTTGAGCGGAGAATTGATTCGTGAAATCGAACGGCAGACTATCGCCATGGCCAAAGAGCTTGGTGTTGTCGGTCTGATGAATGTTCAGTTCGCTATTAAGGATAACGAAGTTTATATCATTGAGGTCAACCCACGAGCCTCCCGTACTGTGCCGTTTGTGTCCAAGGCCACGGGTGTTCCTCTTGCCAAGCTCGCTACCCGCGTCATGCTTGGTGAGAAGTTGAAAGACTTGAAGCCCAAGGCAATGCGCAAGAAGGGCCATGTGTCCGTCAAGGAATCCGTATTCCCGTTCAGCCGTTTCCCCAATGTGGACGTGCTGCTTGGACCTGAGATGCGTTCTACAGGCGAAGTCATGGGTATCGATCCCAGTTTTGGTCTGGCCTACATGAAGGCGCAGTTGGCGGCAGGGCAGAAATTGCCTTTGGAAGGGACGGTTTTCATGTCCGTCAACGATTGGGACAAGTCCAAAATTGTTTTGGTTGCCCGTGACTTTGAGGCTATGGGCTTCCGAGTGTGTGCCACTGGCGGTACTGCCGATTTTCTGGCTGAAAAAGGCGTTAACGTCGAGAAAGTCTACAAAGTTCATGAGGGCCAGCGTCCCCACGTTGTCGACCATATCAAGAACGGTGAATTTGACTTGGTTATCAATACTCCGTCTGGCAAAAAGACCGTGAGCGATGCCAAGATGATTCGTCAGAATACATTGTTGTACGATATCCCGTATACCACTACGGTATCCGGGGCCAAGGCCATTGCTCAGGCCATTCTTGAAGTAAGAGAAACCGGGCTGAAAGTTCAAAGCCTGCAAAAATATTACGGCTAA